A single genomic interval of Dysidea avara chromosome 8, odDysAvar1.4, whole genome shotgun sequence harbors:
- the LOC136264065 gene encoding probable serine/threonine-protein kinase kinX produces MCDYSSSHLIHLREVTSTGQVIGKGSYGRVIKVYVHGTSCAAKEIHPVLVNGITSAELETTKQSFLTECVNASRIHHPNVVQVLGIHYPIPEAKLPWLVMEMMETSLTGFLEKYEKEKVLFHIKLSILVDISEGLEFLHGQDIIHRDLSSNNVLLTKHCVAKIADLGVAKVVDHSRMKTQTQVPGTLHFMPPETLLRKPCYSKPVDVFSLGCVACHVMSHQWPEPKDIFPEGSLTALTEVQRREDYLQLCTEVALRELVEACLHNTPDGRPEISAVCAELEELKLAKNEQTPLPIGLVELLDAVQEKQLQINELTDTVRMMEAVIQEKDRKIHELLLKEIKHDSVSVDQSQNMTPRVIQYSNTTLEVAHNGLRCANIDIETNTNRKEAEMKKIEKGKIEVDIDANLHSQYGNVGSAQNSKWKEPLEKKREEREYVELDTIVNFDPQYDNIDFTVNDKRKVAAMKKEERGKAEVCVGTYPDLQRTDFTANGKRKTLEMNQERRGQVEVNIDNNFGPHYGNINLAPNLNGNRIKEIAKERTEKGKIKIDPQYGNIDLAASSKMKELEKKREEQKKVAGLSSDPQYGNVDIAIAMQGFQRATVNLDIPHDKKPVATPRANRDSVSPSSSYKPSTFPTPRFKSWYCVSCEFINDAGSRCKGCMNECGRFAGFCSRCSLMVPVLCEEDNADCPVCLLGLETRRI; encoded by the exons ATGTGTGACTATTCGTCGTCTCACCTCATACATCTACGAGAAGTTACTAGTACTGGTCAAGTGATCGGTAAAGGATCGTATGGACGAGTGATTAAAGTATATGTGCACGGAACGTCGTGTGCTGCCAAAGAAATTCACCCGGTTTTAGTCAATGGAATAACCTCAGCAGAACTCGAAACAACTAAACAATCTTTTCTCACTGAATGTGTCAATGCTAGTCGAATACATCATCCTAATGTAGTGCAGGTGTTGGGTATTCACTATCCTATTCCTGAGGCTAAACTGCCATGGCTTGTAATGGAAATGATGGAAACCAGTTTAACAGGTTTCTTGGAGAAGTATGAAAAGGAAAAAGTACTGTTTCACATAAAGTTATCCATCTTAGTTGATATTTCTGAAGGACTAGAGTTCCTTCATGGTCAGGATATTATCCACAGAGACCTCTCCTCCAATAATGTTCTCCTGACAAAACATTGTGTAGCTAAAATTGCTGATCTCGGAGTAGCTAAAGTGGTGGATCACAGTCGAATGAAGACACAAACTCAAGTTCCTGGTACGCTTCACTTTATGCCGCCTGAAACACTTTTGCGTAAGCCATGTTATAGCAAGCCAGTAGATGTGTTCTCACTAGGTTGTGTTGCCTGTCATGTCATGTCCCATCAGTGGCCTGAGCCAAAAGATATTTTCCCAGAAGGTTCATTGACTGCTCTCACTGAGGTGCAGAGACGAGAAGATTACCTTCAGTTATGTACTGAAGTAGCATTGAGGGAGTTGGTAGAAGCATGCCTCCATAATACACCAGATGGACGACCTGAAATTTCAGCTGTTTGTGCAGAGTTAGAGGAGCTTAAACTGGCCAAAAATGAACAGACTCCTTTGCCCATAGGTTTGGTTGAACTGTTAGATGCTGTTCAAGAAAAACAACTGCAAATTAATGAATTGACAGATACTGTGAGAATGATGGAAGCAGTCATACAAGAAAAAGACCGAAAGATTCATGAATTATTGCTAAAAGAGATTAAGCATGATTCTGTCAGTGTGGATCAATCTCAAAACATG ACTCCTCGTGTAATTCAATATTCAAATACAACCTTGGAAGTTGCACATAATGGTTTGAGATGTGCCAATATCGATATTGAAACAAATACCAACAGAAAAGAGGCAGAAATGAAAAAGATAGAAAAAGGAAAGATTGAAGTGGATATTGATGCCAATCTTCATTCACAATATGGTAATGTTGGAAGTGCACAAAATAGTAAATGGAAGGAGCCGCTAGAAAAGAAAAGGGAAGAAAGAGAGTATGTTGAACTTGATACCATTGTCAATTTTGATCCACAGTATGATAATATTGATTTTACAgtaaatgacaaaagaaaagtagCAGCAATGAAAAAGGAAGAACGGGGAAAGGCTGAAGTGTGTGTTGGCACCTACCCTGATCTACAACGTACTGATTTTACAGCAAATGGTAAAAGGAAAACGTTAGAAATGAATCAAGAAAGGAGAGGACAAGTTGAAGTGAATATTGACAATAATTTTGGTCCACATTATGGTAATATTAATCTTGCACCAAATCTAAATGGCAATCGGATTAAGGAAATAGCAAAGGAAAGGACAGAGAAAGGAAAAATAAAGATTGATCCACAATATGGTAATATTGATCTTGCAGCATCTAGTAAAATGAAAGAGTTAGAAAAGAAAAGGGAAGAACAAAAGAAAGTTGCTGGACTTTCCAGTGATCCACAATATGGCAATGTTGATATTGCAATTGCAATGCAGGGGTTTCAAAGAGCCACTGTTAACTTAGACATCCCACATGACAAAAAGCCAGTGGCAACTCCAAGAGCTAACAGAGATTCTGTCAGTCCGTCATCCAGTTATAAACCTTCCACATTTCCCACTCCACGATTCAAATCATGGTATTGTGTTTCATGTGAATTTATAAATGATGCTGGTAGTCGATGTAAAGGTTGCATGAACGAATGTGGAAGATTTGCTGGTTTCTGTAGTAGATGTAGTCTAATGGTCcctgttctttgtgaagaagaTAATGCAGATTGTCCCGTTTGCTTGTTAGGGTTGGAAACAAGGAGAATCTGA